A single region of the Marinobacter salinisoli genome encodes:
- the tusD gene encoding sulfurtransferase complex subunit TusD — protein MREQASESFTLVITGAPYSSQAPQTALAFAKAAVAKGHRIDRVFLYGDGVHLASSLATPPSDETHWPNAWASFLDDHQVAGVACVASALRRGLIDEGEQKRYQLASNNLLSPFVIAGLGEWVEGTIKSSKTLYFHSGS, from the coding sequence ATGCGCGAACAAGCCTCCGAATCTTTCACTCTGGTGATAACCGGCGCTCCGTATTCATCTCAGGCGCCTCAAACCGCACTCGCCTTCGCCAAGGCCGCCGTCGCAAAAGGCCATAGAATTGACCGGGTCTTCCTTTACGGGGACGGTGTTCACCTGGCGTCTTCACTGGCAACACCACCATCAGACGAAACACACTGGCCGAATGCCTGGGCTTCTTTCCTGGATGACCATCAAGTAGCCGGCGTTGCATGCGTCGCTTCAGCCCTCCGTCGGGGCCTGATCGATGAAGGTGAACAAAAGCGCTACCAATTGGCATCCAATAACCTGCTCTCACCCTTTGTGATCGCGGGGCTCGGCGAATGGGTCGAGGGTACAATCAAATCCTCCAAGACCTTGTATTTCCACAGCGGGAGTTAA
- a CDS encoding DsrE family protein → MTTLIVIDQAPYGNWAGREALDMAFSLATFDQEVSLLFTGAGVNWLRKGQAPEAIGQKSAEKNITAAPIFGIDKIMADQVSCERYGLAQDELIAGTTITKSSHDLLASYTSIVFSN, encoded by the coding sequence ATGACAACGCTCATCGTGATCGACCAAGCGCCCTACGGTAACTGGGCCGGCCGCGAGGCGCTGGACATGGCTTTCTCGCTGGCAACCTTTGATCAAGAGGTGAGCCTGCTGTTCACTGGGGCTGGCGTGAACTGGCTGCGCAAAGGCCAGGCGCCGGAGGCAATCGGGCAAAAATCAGCCGAAAAAAATATCACCGCAGCGCCCATTTTCGGTATCGACAAAATTATGGCTGATCAGGTTTCCTGCGAGCGCTACGGCCTCGCCCAGGATGAGCTTATTGCGGGCACAACGATCACCAAAAGCAGCCACGATCTGCTTGCCAGCTACACCAGTATCGTTTTCTCAAACTGA
- a CDS encoding TusE/DsrC/DsvC family sulfur relay protein, producing the protein MAIDQNLPVRNNEGFLEDANAWTHEVAELIAEEDAIELSENHWEIIDFLRFFYTKHEISPPSNRLFVKAVREALGEEKGNSIYLMQLFPGTPAKTACRIAGLPRPTNCL; encoded by the coding sequence ATGGCAATTGATCAAAACCTACCTGTAAGAAATAACGAGGGTTTTCTGGAGGACGCCAACGCCTGGACTCATGAGGTGGCAGAGCTGATTGCTGAAGAGGACGCAATTGAACTTTCAGAAAATCACTGGGAGATCATCGACTTTCTGAGATTCTTCTACACCAAGCACGAAATCTCTCCACCTTCCAACCGACTGTTTGTTAAAGCCGTTCGGGAAGCCCTGGGTGAAGAGAAAGGTAATAGCATCTACCTGATGCAGTTATTTCCGGGCACTCCGGCCAAAACCGCCTGCCGGATTGCCGGCCTGCCCCGGCCCACCAACTGCCTCTAA
- a CDS encoding Bax inhibitor-1/YccA family protein, producing the protein MENRHINSQQGTYAAPHAGTSTGINADVTKVLRNTYTLLAMTLAFSAVMAGVSMAVGLGRGASLLCSLGALALIWLVLPRTANSSKGIAVVFAFTGLLGLSLGPILTYYLSMSNGGSIVMQALGGTALVFFSLSAYVLTTKKDFSFMGGFLFAGLMVVIFGMLGMFVASMFGVEISAFSLALSAAIVLLMSGLILFDTSRIVNGGETNYVMATTALYLNIYNLFTSLLHLIGAFNDE; encoded by the coding sequence ATGGAGAACAGACATATCAACAGTCAACAAGGCACCTATGCGGCGCCTCACGCCGGAACGTCGACAGGTATCAATGCCGACGTCACCAAAGTGTTGCGCAACACCTATACCCTGCTCGCTATGACACTGGCGTTCAGCGCGGTGATGGCAGGTGTGTCGATGGCCGTTGGACTGGGTCGCGGCGCGAGCTTGCTCTGCAGCCTGGGCGCTTTGGCGCTGATCTGGCTGGTACTGCCTCGTACCGCTAACAGCTCCAAGGGCATCGCTGTCGTTTTTGCCTTCACCGGCCTCTTGGGCCTGTCGCTCGGCCCGATCCTCACCTACTACCTGTCGATGTCGAATGGCGGTAGCATTGTGATGCAGGCTCTGGGTGGAACCGCATTGGTTTTCTTCTCGCTGTCGGCTTATGTGCTGACTACCAAGAAGGATTTCAGCTTCATGGGCGGCTTCCTGTTTGCCGGCCTGATGGTTGTGATCTTTGGCATGCTGGGCATGTTTGTAGCCTCCATGTTCGGTGTCGAAATCAGCGCGTTCAGCCTGGCACTGAGTGCAGCAATCGTTTTGCTGATGTCCGGCCTGATCCTGTTTGACACCAGCCGCATCGTGAACGGCGGTGAAACCAACTACGTGATGGCAACGACAGCGCTCTACCTGAACATCTACAACCTGTTCACGAGCCTGTTGCACCTGATCGGCGCCTTCAACGACGAATAA
- the tusB gene encoding sulfurtransferase complex subunit TusB, with amino-acid sequence MSDIHTLHILNKTPEHPRFNECLAMLGPEDALVLTENGVTALPVTQQLPLHSVFAIQSDLEARGLPADGSAASTLDYEGLVDLTLQAKRVISW; translated from the coding sequence ATGAGCGACATCCATACCTTACATATCCTAAACAAGACGCCGGAGCATCCCCGGTTCAACGAGTGCCTGGCCATGCTCGGGCCGGAGGACGCGCTGGTCTTGACGGAAAACGGGGTCACCGCCCTTCCTGTGACGCAGCAGTTGCCGCTGCACTCGGTGTTTGCCATTCAGTCAGACCTAGAGGCACGCGGACTTCCCGCCGACGGAAGTGCTGCGTCAACTCTGGATTATGAGGGACTGGTCGATCTGACTCTTCAAGCGAAACGCGTAATCAGCTGGTGA